From the Streptomyces syringium genome, one window contains:
- a CDS encoding NAD(P)-dependent malic enzyme — MAAEIVNPPSDKSTDETRDEFFDPAFALHRGGKMAVVSTVPVRDKDDLSLAYTPGVAKVCSAIAEHPELVHDYTWKSQVVAVVTDGSAVLGLGDIGPEASLPVMEGKAILFKQFGGVDAVPIALDCREVDEIVETVVRLAPSFGGVNLEDISAPRCFEVERKLQERLDIPVFHDDQHGTAVVTLAALRNAARVTDRALGQLRAVISGAGAAGVAIARILVEAGIGDVAVCDRKGVVSQDRDDLTDVKRELAGFTNKAGRSGTLAAALDGADVFIGVSGGTVPEEAVARMAKNALIFAMANPTPEIHPDVAHKYAAVVATGRSDYPNQINNVLAFPGIFAGALQVRASRITEGMKLAAAEALAAVVADELSAECVIPSPFDERVAPAVTAAVAAAARAEGVARR, encoded by the coding sequence GTGGCAGCGGAGATCGTGAATCCTCCCAGCGACAAGAGCACGGACGAGACTCGGGACGAGTTCTTCGATCCGGCCTTCGCGCTGCACCGAGGCGGCAAAATGGCGGTCGTGTCGACCGTCCCGGTGCGTGACAAGGACGATCTGTCCCTGGCCTACACGCCGGGCGTCGCCAAGGTGTGCAGCGCGATCGCGGAGCACCCCGAGCTCGTCCACGACTACACCTGGAAGTCCCAGGTCGTGGCCGTCGTCACCGACGGCAGCGCGGTGCTCGGGCTGGGCGACATCGGGCCGGAGGCGTCCCTGCCCGTGATGGAGGGCAAGGCGATCCTCTTCAAGCAGTTCGGCGGCGTGGACGCGGTGCCGATCGCGCTCGACTGCCGGGAGGTCGACGAGATCGTCGAGACCGTCGTCCGGCTCGCGCCCTCCTTCGGCGGCGTCAACCTGGAGGACATCTCCGCGCCGCGCTGCTTCGAGGTCGAGCGCAAGCTCCAGGAGCGGCTGGACATCCCCGTCTTCCACGACGACCAGCACGGCACCGCCGTCGTCACGCTCGCCGCCCTGCGCAACGCCGCGCGGGTCACCGACCGTGCGCTCGGCCAGCTGCGCGCCGTCATCTCCGGCGCGGGCGCGGCCGGCGTCGCCATCGCCAGGATCCTGGTCGAGGCGGGCATCGGCGACGTCGCCGTCTGCGACCGCAAGGGCGTCGTCTCGCAGGACCGCGACGACCTCACCGACGTCAAGCGGGAGCTCGCGGGCTTCACCAACAAGGCGGGCCGCTCCGGGACGCTCGCGGCCGCGCTGGACGGTGCGGACGTCTTCATCGGCGTCTCCGGCGGTACGGTCCCGGAGGAGGCGGTCGCGAGGATGGCGAAGAACGCGCTGATCTTCGCCATGGCCAACCCGACCCCGGAGATCCACCCGGACGTCGCCCACAAGTACGCGGCCGTCGTCGCGACCGGCCGCAGCGACTACCCGAACCAGATCAACAACGTGCTCGCCTTCCCCGGCATCTTCGCGGGCGCCCTCCAGGTCCGCGCCTCGCGGATCACCGAGGGCATGAAGCTCGCGGCCGCCGAGGCGCTGGCCGCGGTGGTGGCCGACGAGCTGAGCGCCGAGTGCGTCATCCCGTCGCCGTTCGACGAGCGGGTCGCCCCCGCGGTGACGGCCGCCGTCGCGGCCGCCGCGCGCGCGGAGGGTGTGGCGCGCCGCTAG
- a CDS encoding TolB family protein, whose translation MDCLRRATVVAAIVGTCATALPAATAAAAGPPARPHTERVSVAADGTQADEESLTGGVSADGRFAVFESRASTLVPGTTPGSRHVYVKDLRKGGIELVDVASDGTPATAPSYNASISGNGRYVVFSSEAANLAPGQNPPGGLDVFVRDRRTGRTEVLVRNDAQVRATNYDPSVSADGRYVAFASSRDDLVPGDTNEVTDIFVKDRRKGTVKRVSVATDGTQADAFSTQPVISADGSRVGFKSAAHNLYPAPQPPELRRPHPRARAFYTHDLRTGRTHLAAHAADGGTVAVIGGIGLSPDGRYALYSSISSSIVPDDTNRATDAFIKDLRTGTTRRISLAPGGVQANGSSNDGAVMSADNRRVYFTSAASNLVSGDTGGHEDVFVRDLLTGTVERLNVAPDGAEDTAGASGVSVDRTGRTVLFGSRGDNLVTGDTNRLHDVFVRRLK comes from the coding sequence ATGGACTGTCTCAGACGCGCCACCGTGGTGGCGGCGATCGTGGGCACCTGCGCCACGGCCCTGCCGGCCGCCACGGCGGCGGCCGCTGGCCCGCCGGCCCGGCCGCACACCGAGCGGGTGAGCGTCGCCGCCGACGGCACCCAGGCGGACGAGGAGTCGCTCACCGGCGGCGTCAGCGCCGACGGCCGCTTCGCCGTCTTCGAGTCCCGGGCGAGCACCCTGGTGCCGGGCACGACGCCGGGCAGCCGCCATGTGTACGTCAAGGACCTGCGCAAGGGCGGGATCGAGCTGGTGGACGTCGCGAGCGACGGCACCCCGGCCACCGCCCCGTCCTACAACGCCTCGATCAGCGGGAACGGGCGGTACGTCGTCTTCTCGTCGGAGGCCGCGAACCTCGCCCCGGGCCAGAACCCCCCGGGCGGGCTCGATGTCTTCGTCCGCGACCGCAGGACCGGCCGCACCGAGGTCCTGGTCAGGAACGACGCGCAGGTGCGCGCCACCAACTACGACCCGTCCGTCAGCGCCGACGGCCGCTACGTCGCCTTCGCCTCCAGCCGCGACGACCTCGTCCCCGGCGACACCAACGAGGTGACGGACATCTTCGTCAAGGACCGCCGGAAGGGCACCGTCAAGCGGGTCAGCGTCGCCACCGACGGCACCCAGGCGGACGCCTTCTCCACCCAGCCGGTGATCAGCGCGGACGGCAGCCGCGTCGGCTTCAAGAGCGCCGCCCACAACCTGTACCCCGCACCGCAGCCTCCCGAGCTGCGCCGGCCGCACCCGCGGGCCCGCGCCTTCTACACGCACGACCTGCGGACCGGGCGCACCCACCTGGCCGCCCACGCGGCGGACGGCGGGACCGTGGCGGTCATCGGCGGCATCGGCCTCAGCCCCGACGGGCGGTACGCGCTGTACTCGTCGATCTCGTCCTCCATCGTGCCGGACGACACCAACCGGGCCACGGACGCGTTCATCAAGGACTTGCGCACGGGCACCACGCGGCGGATCTCTCTCGCCCCCGGCGGCGTCCAGGCCAACGGCAGCTCGAACGACGGCGCGGTCATGAGCGCCGACAACCGGAGGGTGTACTTCACCTCGGCGGCGAGCAATCTGGTGTCCGGGGACACGGGCGGCCACGAGGACGTGTTCGTCCGCGACCTGCTGACCGGCACGGTCGAACGCCTCAATGTGGCGCCCGACGGCGCCGAGGACACCGCGGGCGCGAGCGGCGTCTCGGTCGACCGCACCGGCCGGACGGTGCTCTTCGGCAGCCGCGGCGACAATCTGGTCACCGGCGACACGAATCGTCTCCACGACGTGTTCGTACGCCGTCTGAAGTGA
- a CDS encoding TolB family protein codes for MRHLRRTAVLAAILGTCATALPVAQAATAGEGRRATGAERVSVTAAGEQADGESYGPVISGDGRFVAFASWAANLAPGGKAESQVHVRNRSTGKLQQVSVTTDGTPADGASGAPSISATGRYVAFESFARNLAPGGNPDPGSDVYVRDLWTGRTELVTADKPSTRGSSSAPAISADGRYVAFASTRDDLVPGDTNLRSDVFVRDRWKGTTKRVSVRNDGTQVRLASVQPVISADGSKVGFRGRELTDVPEPPSEPAGSGFRPPSSNEFYVHDQRTGRLEPAAHDRDGRPVAVGGFHLSPDGRHALFTSRSATVVEGDTNNRADAFVKDLRTGVTRRVSLAHDGAQTDGHTYGDPVMSADGRRVFFVSTATNLVPGDTNEGVADVFVRDLRTGAVERLNVAADGSQDNGGVVTVAVDLPGRTAVFESSGDNLVPGDTNKVTDVFLRRVK; via the coding sequence ATGCGTCATCTCAGACGTACCGCCGTACTGGCGGCGATATTAGGCACCTGCGCCACGGCTCTGCCCGTGGCGCAGGCCGCGACCGCCGGGGAGGGGCGGCGGGCTACGGGCGCCGAGCGGGTGAGCGTGACCGCCGCCGGCGAGCAGGCGGACGGCGAGTCCTACGGGCCCGTGATCAGCGGCGACGGGCGCTTCGTCGCCTTCGCGTCCTGGGCGGCCAACCTGGCGCCCGGCGGCAAGGCCGAGTCCCAGGTCCATGTGCGGAACCGGTCGACCGGCAAGCTCCAGCAGGTCAGCGTCACCACGGACGGCACCCCGGCCGACGGCGCGTCGGGCGCCCCGTCGATCAGCGCCACCGGGCGGTACGTCGCCTTCGAATCGTTCGCGCGGAACCTGGCCCCCGGCGGGAATCCGGACCCGGGGTCCGACGTGTACGTCCGTGACCTGTGGACCGGACGCACCGAGCTGGTGACCGCTGACAAGCCGTCGACGCGCGGATCGTCCTCCGCACCGGCCATCAGCGCCGACGGCCGCTACGTCGCCTTCGCCTCGACCCGTGACGACCTGGTCCCCGGGGACACCAATCTGCGCTCGGACGTCTTCGTCCGGGACCGCTGGAAGGGCACCACCAAGCGGGTCAGTGTCCGCAACGACGGCACCCAGGTGCGGCTCGCCTCCGTCCAGCCGGTGATCAGCGCCGACGGCAGCAAGGTCGGCTTCCGCGGCAGGGAGCTGACGGACGTCCCCGAGCCGCCGTCCGAGCCGGCGGGGAGCGGCTTCCGGCCGCCGTCGTCCAACGAGTTCTACGTCCACGACCAGCGCACCGGGCGGCTCGAACCGGCGGCCCACGACCGCGACGGCCGGCCCGTGGCGGTCGGCGGCTTCCACCTCAGCCCCGACGGGCGGCACGCGCTCTTCACCAGCCGCTCGGCCACGGTCGTGGAGGGCGACACCAACAACCGCGCCGACGCCTTCGTCAAGGACCTGCGCACCGGCGTCACCCGGCGCGTCAGCCTGGCCCACGACGGCGCACAGACCGACGGCCACACCTACGGCGACCCCGTCATGAGCGCCGACGGCCGACGGGTCTTCTTCGTCTCCACCGCCACCAACCTGGTACCCGGCGACACCAACGAGGGCGTCGCCGACGTCTTCGTCCGCGATCTGCGCACCGGCGCCGTCGAACGGCTCAACGTGGCGGCCGACGGCTCCCAGGACAACGGCGGCGTGGTCACCGTCGCCGTCGACCTCCCGGGCCGCACCGCCGTCTTCGAGAGCTCCGGCGACAACCTCGTCCCCGGCGACACCAACAAGGTGACCGACGTCTTCCTGCGGCGTGTGAAGTGA